One Tripterygium wilfordii isolate XIE 37 chromosome 10, ASM1340144v1, whole genome shotgun sequence DNA segment encodes these proteins:
- the LOC120007019 gene encoding photosynthetic NDH subunit of subcomplex B 1, chloroplastic isoform X1: MATTACLLPKTISPFRKNPPSIPSITHFTYSKPLFLNHPQDQQPRRPAIHTQAKKASWFVDPFDQEEDPDLEYGSLFRDGKQEEDPRPPDNPDNPYGFLKFPMGYSVEIASLASKVRGDVRRCCCIISGGVYENLLFFPAIQLIRDRYPGVQIDVIASPRGKQTYEMNKNVRWANAYDPDDDSVDPADYMDMLGLLKSRYYDLVVSTKLAGLGHAAFLFMTSARDRVSYIYPNVNAAGAGSLLTESFRADSMNLSEGGYHMYHQMLDWLGRPYRSLPRQPVPPLKVLISRKLKAVVEEKYRNAGVEKGKYIVLHGIESDSQASMQSKGDTDSLLPIQKWAKIAETVRDFTPVFVIPHEKERENVEEIVGDEASIVFITTPGQLAALINDSAGVIATNTAAIQLANAREKPSIALFCSEEKAKLFVPNAAEKKCGVVSSKTGKLIDIDVEDVRNSLQIFDVSSSRVGEEALTPLVNLSVS; this comes from the exons ATGGCAACAACTGCTTGTTTGCTACCCAAAACCATCTCTCCTTTTCGGAAAAACCCACCTTCAATTCCTTCAATAACCCATTTCACCTACTCCAAGCCATTATTCTTGAACCACCCACAAGACCAGCAACCTAGAAGACCAGCCATTCACACCCAGGCAAAGAAAGCCTCATGGTTTGTTGACCCTTTTGATCAAGAAGAGGATCCCGATCTGGAGTATGGATCATTGTTTAGGGATGGAAAGCAGGAGGAGGATCCTAGACCACCTGATAACCCGGATAACCCTTATGGGTTCTTGAAGTTCCCGATGGGGTACAGTGTGGAGATTGCTTCATTGGCATCGAAAGTAAGAGGGGATGTGAGGAGGTGTTGCTGTATAATTTCCGGTGGCGTTTATGAGAACTTGCTCTTCTTTCCTGCTATTCAACTGATTAGGGACAG GTATCCTGGTGTTCAAATCGATGTAATAGCGTCTCCGAGAGGAAAACAGACTTATGAGATGAATAAGAATGTGAGATGGGCTAATGCATATGATCCTGATGATGATTCTGTAGACCCAGCAGATTACATGGACATGCTTGGTTTACTCAAG AGTAGATACTACGATTTGGTCGTATCGACCAAACTGGCAGGACTAGGCCATGCGGCATTTTTGTTTATGACATCAGCTCGAGACAGAGTTAGCTACATTTACCCCAATGTAAATGCAGCAGGAGCCGGATCACTTCTAACAGAAAGTTTCAGGGCAGATAGCATGAATCTTTCGGAGGGAGGATACCATAT gTACCATCAGATGCTTGATTGGTTGGGGAGACCATATCGTAGTCTGCCAAGGCAACCTGTGCCCCCATTGAAAGTATTGATTTCAAGGAAACTAAAGGCGGTTGTCGAGGAAAAATATAGGAATGCAGGTGTAGAGAAAGGAAAATATATTGTCCTTCATGGGATAGAATCAGATTCACAGGCCTCAATGCAGTCTAAGGGGGACACAGACAGCTTGCTACCTATTCAAAAATGGGCTAAAATAGCTGAAACTGTAAG GGATTTTACCCCAGTATTTGTGATTCCACAtgagaaagaaagggaaaatgTGGAGGAAATAGTTGGAGATGAAGCCAGTATTGTGTTTATCACTACTCCTGGACAG CTTGCTGCTCTAATCAACGACTCCGCTGGAGTAATAGCTACGAACACAGCTGCTATCCAACTTGCAAATGCTCGAGAAAAACCAAG CATTGCATTGTTTTGCTCTGAAGAGAAGGCGAAACTGTTTGTTCCTAATGCAGCAGAGAAGAAATGTGGTGTTGTTTCGTCAAAAACAGGGAAGTTGATAGATATTGATGTAGAGGATGTAAGAAATTCACTGCAAATTTTTGACGTCTCTAGCTCTCGAGTAGGAGAGGAGGCCCTCACCCCTCTTGTAAATCTCTCTGTCTCCTAG
- the LOC120007019 gene encoding photosynthetic NDH subunit of subcomplex B 1, chloroplastic isoform X2, whose translation MATTACLLPKTISPFRKNPPSIPSITHFTYSKPLFLNHPQDQQPRRPAIHTQAKKASWFVDPFDQEEDPDLEYGSLFRDGKQEEDPRPPDNPDNPYGFLKFPMGYSVEIASLASKVRGDVRRCCCIISGGVYENLLFFPAIQLIRDRYPGVQIDVIASPRGKQTYEMNKNVRWANAYDPDDDSVDPADYMDMLGLLKSRYYDLVVSTKLAGLGHAAFLFMTSARDRVSYIYPNVNAAGAGSLLTESFRADSMNLSEGGYHMYHQMLDWLGRPYRSLPRQPVPPLKVLISRKLKAVVEEKYRNAGVEKGKYIVLHGIESDSQASMQSKGDTDSLLPIQKWAKIAETVRDFTPVFVIPHEKERENVEEIVGDEASIVFITTPGQDSYMF comes from the exons ATGGCAACAACTGCTTGTTTGCTACCCAAAACCATCTCTCCTTTTCGGAAAAACCCACCTTCAATTCCTTCAATAACCCATTTCACCTACTCCAAGCCATTATTCTTGAACCACCCACAAGACCAGCAACCTAGAAGACCAGCCATTCACACCCAGGCAAAGAAAGCCTCATGGTTTGTTGACCCTTTTGATCAAGAAGAGGATCCCGATCTGGAGTATGGATCATTGTTTAGGGATGGAAAGCAGGAGGAGGATCCTAGACCACCTGATAACCCGGATAACCCTTATGGGTTCTTGAAGTTCCCGATGGGGTACAGTGTGGAGATTGCTTCATTGGCATCGAAAGTAAGAGGGGATGTGAGGAGGTGTTGCTGTATAATTTCCGGTGGCGTTTATGAGAACTTGCTCTTCTTTCCTGCTATTCAACTGATTAGGGACAG GTATCCTGGTGTTCAAATCGATGTAATAGCGTCTCCGAGAGGAAAACAGACTTATGAGATGAATAAGAATGTGAGATGGGCTAATGCATATGATCCTGATGATGATTCTGTAGACCCAGCAGATTACATGGACATGCTTGGTTTACTCAAG AGTAGATACTACGATTTGGTCGTATCGACCAAACTGGCAGGACTAGGCCATGCGGCATTTTTGTTTATGACATCAGCTCGAGACAGAGTTAGCTACATTTACCCCAATGTAAATGCAGCAGGAGCCGGATCACTTCTAACAGAAAGTTTCAGGGCAGATAGCATGAATCTTTCGGAGGGAGGATACCATAT gTACCATCAGATGCTTGATTGGTTGGGGAGACCATATCGTAGTCTGCCAAGGCAACCTGTGCCCCCATTGAAAGTATTGATTTCAAGGAAACTAAAGGCGGTTGTCGAGGAAAAATATAGGAATGCAGGTGTAGAGAAAGGAAAATATATTGTCCTTCATGGGATAGAATCAGATTCACAGGCCTCAATGCAGTCTAAGGGGGACACAGACAGCTTGCTACCTATTCAAAAATGGGCTAAAATAGCTGAAACTGTAAG GGATTTTACCCCAGTATTTGTGATTCCACAtgagaaagaaagggaaaatgTGGAGGAAATAGTTGGAGATGAAGCCAGTATTGTGTTTATCACTACTCCTGGACAGG ATTCTTATATGTTTTAG